In one window of Henckelia pumila isolate YLH828 chromosome 1, ASM3356847v2, whole genome shotgun sequence DNA:
- the LOC140866858 gene encoding uncharacterized protein, with amino-acid sequence MDAYQGYHQIPLAEEDQDKVSFTTSHGTFCYRVMPFGLKNAGATYQRLMDRVFASQIGRNVEVYLDDILVKSQDDVGLLADLEETFSTLRAYRVKLNPEKCVFGVRGGKFLGYMVTERGIEANPEKVQAIRSMSAPRNLQEVQRLAGRIAALSRFISRSAHRSLPFFKVLRKAKKFEWDNECGKAFDDLKSYLAELPILAKAIPGEPLYIYLSALEGEVSSVLIRQEGAAQHPIYFFSHALKGAELRYSEVEKLALALVMTARKLRSYFLSHPIVVLTNNPIGRILTRVDISGRLVKWTTELSEYDIQYEPRSAIKAQALADFLAETRHMEAEGFWKVYVDCFSNNEGCGVGVFLISPRGDEIRLAVRLDFRASNNEAEYEAVLIDLRAAKQAGAARVQLYSYSQLVAQQVNGTYEVKNEKLKEYMRAIEEARGLFDEVMFEQISRDSNEKVDYLAKMASSLHKWKNREEESDWRKELLEYIEKDELPKDSKKAYRLKQRSLRFVMVEGVLYKRSFFGPLLKCLGPKEAHYVLKEIHEGCCGNHLGSYSLARKVHLVGYFWPTILKGAIALVTSCDSCQRHSRLQHQPAALMKEIVAACPFDQWGRDIVGPFPPAPAQKKFLLVAIDYFSKWVEAEALARITEGNVLWSYRTTPKIGTGETPFSLVYGNEAVLPAEIGEESARIIFYDEKNGEKRMEDLVFLDEKREAAAIRIEAYKNRIAWSYNHRVRRKGFQVGDLVLRKVQEVAVGKLDPKWEGPYKVVMRLSSDAYYLEDSKGKMLKRPWSAYNLRKYYS; translated from the exons ATGGATGCATATCAGGGGTATCACCAAATTCCTTTGGCGGAGGAAGATCAGGACAAAGTAAGTTTCACCACCTCTCATGGAACTTTTTGTTACagagtgatgccttttggtttgaagaaTGCAGGAGCCACTTATCAAAGGCTCATGGACAGAGTGTTCGCCTCCCAAATTGGCAGAAATGTGGAAGTTTATTTGGATGATATTCTGGTGAAGTCTCAGGATGATGTGGGATTGTTGGCTGACCTTGAAGAGACTTTCTCGACTTTGAGGGCTTATCGGGTGAAACTTAATCCGGAGAAGTGTGTATTTGGGGTGAGGGGAGGTAAGTTTTTGGGGTACATGGTTACTGAGAGGGGCATAGAGGCCAATCCTGAGAAGGTGCAGGCTATCCGATCCATGTCTGCTCCTCGTAATCTGCAAGAAGTTCAGAGGTTGGCAGGAAGGATAGCAGCCTTGTCTCGATTTATATCAAGATCAGCCCATAGAAGTTTACCTTTCTTCAAAGTGCTTCGCAAAGCCAAGAAATTTGAATGGGATAATGAATGCGGGAAGGCATTTGATGACCTAAAAAGTTATTTAGCTGAACTACCTATATTGGCTAAGGCTATTCCAGGTGAACCATTGTACATCTACTTGTCAGCCTTGGAAGGGGAAGTCAGCTCAGTACTTATTAGGCAGGAGGGAGCAGCTCAACACCCTATCTATTTCTTCTCACATGCCCTTAAGGGTGCAGAACTCCGGTATTCGGAGGTGGAAAAACTAGCATTGGCCTTGGTTATGACAGCAAGGAAGCTCAGATCTTACTTTCTATCACATCCTATTGTGGTGCTTACCAACAACCCCATTGGGAGGATATTGACTCGAGTTGATATTTCGGGAAGATTGGTGAAATGGACTACGGAGCTCAGTGAGTATGACATCCAGTATGAACCAAGGTCAGCCATTAAGGCTCAGGCGTTGGCTGATTTCCTGGCCGAAACGAGACATATGGAAGCAGAGGGTTTTTGGAAAGTATATGTGGATTGCTTTTCTAATAATGAAGGATGTGGAGTGGGGGTGTTTTTGATCTCCCCTCGTGGAGATGAGATTAGATTGGCAGTGAGATTGGATTTTCGAGCTTCTAATAACGAGGCCGAATATGAGGCTGTGTTAATTGACCTCCGAGCAGCTAAGCAAGCTGGGGCAGCTCGGGTGCAACTCTACTCTTATTCACAGTTAGTAGCTCAGCAGGTGAATGGAACGTATGAAGTCAAAAATGAAAAGTTAAAGGAATACATGAGGGCGATAGAGGAGGCTCGGGGTCTCTTTGATGAGGTAATGTTTGAACAAATTTCGAGGGATAGCAATGAAAAAGTAGATTATCTGGCCAAGATGGCTAGCTCACTTCATAAATGGAAAAACAGAGAG gaagagagtgactggAGAAAAGAGCTCTTGGAATACATTGAGAAGGACGAGTTACCAAAAGATTCAAAGAAGGCATATCGGTTGAAGCAGAGGAGTCTCCGCTTTGTGATGGTGGAGGGGGTTCTTTATAAGAGGTCATTTTTTGGACCTCTTCTCAAGTGTTTAGGCCCTAAGGAAGCTCATTATGTCCTGAAGGAGATACATGAGGGGTGTTGTGGCAATCACTTGGGGTCTTATTCTCTAGCCCGTAAGGTTCACTTAGTGGGATATTTTTGGCCTACTATTTTGAAAGGTGCCATAGCTTTGGTGACTTCTTGTGACAGTTGTCAGCGACATAGCAGACTTCAGCATCAGCCAGCAGCATTAATGAAAGAAATCGTGGCAGCGTGTCCTTTCGATCAGTGGGGAAGGGATATTGTGGGTCCCTTCCCTCCAGCCCCAGctcagaagaaattcttgttggTCGCCATTGATTACTTCTCTAAGTGGGTGGAGGCGGAGGCCTTGGCTCGAATTACTGAAGGGAA CGTGTTATGGTCATATCGTACTACGCCAAAAATTGGAACCGGAGAGACTCCATTTAGTCTGGTTTATGGAAATGAGGCGGTCTTGCCAGCAGAAATTGGAGAAGAGTCGGCTCGGATCATTTTCTACGATGAAAAGAATGGAGAAAAGAGAATGGAAGACTTAGTCTTCTTGGATGAAAAGAGAGAAGCTGCTGCCATCAGAATTGAGGCGTACAAAAATAGGATAGCTTGGTCCTATAATCATCGGGTGCGCAGGAAGGGCTTCCAGGTAGGAGATTTGGTGCTGAGAAAAGTTCAGGAGGTGGCTGTGGGGAAGCTCGACCCTAAATGGGAAGGACCGTACAAGGTGGTGATGAGGCTCAGTTCGGATGCTTACTACTTGGAAGATTCAAAGGGAAAGATGCTGAAAAGACCTTGGAGCGCTTACAATTTACGcaaatattattcttaa
- the LOC140866870 gene encoding uncharacterized protein — MINMISGGTTDGDSGRARKAHGRRLENFEVNSQLSCPTDPNISFGREDLKDVLVPHNDPLLVTLTIANYDVAHIFVDTGSSVNIIFKETLDQMKLEGFELDPITTELYGFTGHALQPLGQIVLPLSLENGEQRVIKMACFTVVDAPSSFNGILGRPALSDFRAVASTYHQKLKFPSGREVGVVRGDQKAARLCYVNEVKIDAKKKRKEVGMVSVGRTSRVLGQKVLLMSEEGHEKVELSPGAQIVKLAADLGPSVKQRLVDSLKKNKNVFAWSVSELTGVNAEIMVHRLNTLAGVRPIKQKKRHFGPEKDKVIKKEVDELLEAGHIREVQFPTWLSNVVLVPKSSSGGCVLISDT; from the coding sequence ATGATCAATATGATTTCAGGAGGCACTACAGATGGAGATTCAGGAAGGGCTCGCAAAGCTCACGGGCGCAGAttggaaaattttgaggtaaATTCTCAGCTTAGCTGTCCTACCGATCCGAACATTAGTTTTGGAAGGGAAGATTTAAAGGATGTGTTGGTACCTCATAATGATCCCTTATTGGTCACCTTGACCATAGCCAATTATGATGTGGCTCACATCTTTGTTGATACTGGTAGCTCAGTAAACATTATCTTCAAAGAAACCCTTGATCAAATGAAGTTGGAAGGATTTGAGTTAGACCCAATCACCACGGAGTTGTATGGGTTCACGGGTCATGCTTTGCAACCGTTGGGACAAATAGTGCTCCCATTATCTCTTGAAAATGGAGAGCAGAGAGTAATCAAAATGGCTTGCTTCACCGTGGTGGATGCACCATCCTCTTTCAATGGAATATTGGGGCGCCCTGCCCTGAGTGATTTTCGAGCTGTGGCATCCACCTATCATCAGAAGTTGAAGTTCCCAAGTGGAAGAGAAGTGGGGGTTGTTCGGGGTGATCAGAAGGCAGCTCGGTTGTGTTATGTGAATGAGGTAAAGATTGATGCAAAGAAGAAGAGGAAGGAGGTAGGAATGGTTTCAGTAGGTCGGACATCGAGGGTGCTGGGTCAGAAGGTGCTTCTGATGTCTGAAGAAGGTCATGAGAAGGTGGAGTTAAGCCCGGGAGCTCAGATTGTTAAATTAGCTGCTGATCTCGGCCCATCAGTAAAGCAAAGATTGGTTGACAGCTTGAAGAAGAACAAAAATGTTTTTGCTTGGTCTGTGTCAGAGCTCACAGGGGTTAATGCGGAAATTATGGTTCATCGACTCAACACTCTGGCGGGAGTAAGGCCGATAAAGCAGAAGAAGAGACACTTTGGACCGGAAAAGGATAAGGTCATTAAAAAAGAAGTGGATGAGCTCCTTGAGGCAGGACACATTAGGGAAGTGCAGTTCCCTACTTGGTTATCAAATGTGGTCTTGGTCCCTAAGAGCTCAAGTGGAGGATGTGTGTTGATTTCAGATACTTGA